The following proteins are encoded in a genomic region of Candidatus Paceibacter sp.:
- a CDS encoding TraC family protein, with the protein MATPTKSTQEFVPVKEIRDGVVVLKDGSMRMVLMASTLNFALKSEEEQNAITLQYQNFLNSLDFTVQFFIQSRKLNIDPYLTMLGEAQKNQDNDLMEIQIREYVEFIKNFVKLSNVVSKNFYIAVPYTTAVMEAQKGVLGNIVGNFSKKTAKEASDRFEENKLQLQQRADIVAQGLARVGVRVVPLNTEELIELFYELFNPGESEKARMQ; encoded by the coding sequence ATGGCTACGCCGACAAAATCAACCCAGGAATTCGTGCCTGTCAAAGAAATCCGCGACGGAGTCGTCGTTTTAAAAGACGGCTCAATGCGGATGGTTCTGATGGCCTCTACTCTCAACTTCGCGCTCAAATCGGAGGAAGAACAAAACGCCATAACCCTGCAGTACCAGAACTTTCTCAACTCCCTTGATTTTACCGTCCAGTTTTTCATCCAGTCGCGGAAGCTGAACATAGACCCGTACCTCACAATGCTCGGCGAGGCGCAAAAAAATCAGGACAACGACCTGATGGAAATACAGATAAGGGAATATGTGGAGTTCATAAAAAACTTCGTCAAATTAAGTAACGTCGTTTCCAAAAATTTTTACATCGCGGTGCCATATACCACGGCGGTTATGGAAGCGCAGAAAGGCGTCTTGGGAAACATCGTAGGCAACTTTTCCAAAAAAACGGCCAAAGAGGCCAGCGATAGATTTGAGGAAAACAAACTTCAGCTCCAACAGAGGGCGGACATAGTGGCCCAAGGTCTGGCGAGGGTGGGGGTGAGGGTGGTGCCGCTTAACACCGAGGAGTTGATAGAGCTGTTTTATGAATTGTTCAATCCGGGGGAAAGCGAAAAGGCGAGAATGCAATAG